TCTTGGCGAGCATACCGAGCAGGTGCTGCGTTCGCTGCCGGAGCTCAAGGACCAGCAGGCAGAGACAAGAAAAGGTTCCAATCCTTAAGGAGGGCGCGATGAGCGACATCTATGTGGTCGGTGTTGGCATGACGCCGTTTGGGCGAATGCTCGATATCGATATGAAGACCCTGTCGCACAGGGCCGTGGATGCCGCGCTCGGTGATGCGGGATTGCAGAAGTCTGACATCGAGGCGGCTTTTTTTGCCAACGCGTCGCAAGGCCATATGGAGGGCCAGCACATGATTCGCGGCGAAATCCTGCTGCGCGAAATGGGCATCGGCGGCATTCCCGTGGTCAACGTCGAGAACGCCTGCGCCAGCGGCAGCACAGCGTTCAACCTTGCCGTGACTTTCCTCAAGGCGGGTGACGGTGATGTCGCGCTCGCGCTCGGCGCCGAGAAGATGTTCTCGACCGATCGCAAGCTGATGTTCGAGGCATTCGATAGTGCCTGGGACGTCAGCCGCGACGGCGAAATTCGGGATAGGCTGCTGGCGCTCGGCGAGGGTGTCGAGGTGCCGGAAGGCTCGACCTCGGACAAGCCCTACAGCGTGTTCATGGATGTCTATGCGGCGTTCTCCCGTCAGCATATGAAGCGGTTCGGCACCACGCAGCGCCAGCTTGCAGCGGTGGCGGCGAAGAACCATCGGCACTCCGTGGAAAATCCGCTGGCGCAGTTTCGCAATGCCTATTCGGTGG
Above is a genomic segment from Hyphomicrobiaceae bacterium containing:
- a CDS encoding thiolase family protein; its protein translation is MSDIYVVGVGMTPFGRMLDIDMKTLSHRAVDAALGDAGLQKSDIEAAFFANASQGHMEGQHMIRGEILLREMGIGGIPVVNVENACASGSTAFNLAVTFLKAGDGDVALALGAEKMFSTDRKLMFEAFDSAWDVSRDGEIRDRLLALGEGVEVPEGSTSDKPYSVFMDVYAAFSRQHMKRFGTTQRQLAAVAAKNHRHSVENPLAQFRNAYSVDEVLNAPPITYPLTLPMCSPISDGAAVAILATKAGLKRFGIDESRAIRVLASVIQTGSDRDSSEVERHCTALAAKKAYDKAGIGPDDVSVAEVHDATAMGEIIQIENLGFCDFGEGGIISERGDTSLGGRMPVNPSGGLESKGHPVGATGIGQVHELVAQLRGEAGARQVEGARVALAENGGGLQGIEEAVACITILGR